A genome region from Candidatus Methylomirabilota bacterium includes the following:
- a CDS encoding D-alanyl-D-alanine carboxypeptidase family protein: MPRLVTIALSLAIVLAVATVVPAAPPNGQALSLSAASVLLLDADGKVVFAKNPAEDHAPASLTKLMTLYLAYEDLEAGKIEWDEPVGVSRRAAETARYRMGLRAGESVPFSILMEGVAIASANDAACAVAERLAGNEEAFVHRMNEKAQLMGLAGTRFANPHGLPDPLQRTTAQDMAALIGHLVTDYPASRTVLGGKTFVYRGRVYQRRIPLFDDPGGVQALKTGFTNEAGYNLAIAAWRAGQRFLLIVLGSHTRSQSFRDARKVLQYGFVANGLDIGDEPPRRQVTPTRRGPRRSSASIPSAG; this comes from the coding sequence GTGCCCCGACTCGTCACCATCGCCCTCAGCCTGGCCATCGTGCTCGCCGTCGCGACGGTCGTCCCGGCGGCGCCCCCCAACGGCCAGGCGCTCTCCTTGAGCGCGGCCTCCGTGCTCCTCCTCGACGCCGACGGCAAGGTCGTCTTCGCCAAGAATCCGGCGGAGGATCACGCGCCGGCGAGTCTCACCAAGCTCATGACCCTCTATCTCGCCTACGAGGACCTCGAGGCGGGCAAGATCGAGTGGGACGAGCCGGTGGGGGTCAGCCGCCGCGCCGCGGAGACCGCCCGCTATCGCATGGGGCTCCGCGCCGGTGAGTCGGTGCCGTTCAGCATCCTGATGGAGGGCGTGGCCATCGCCTCCGCCAACGACGCCGCCTGCGCGGTGGCCGAGCGCCTCGCCGGCAACGAGGAGGCCTTCGTACACCGCATGAACGAGAAGGCCCAGCTCATGGGGCTGGCCGGCACGCGCTTCGCGAATCCCCACGGGCTGCCCGATCCCCTCCAGCGCACGACCGCGCAGGACATGGCCGCTCTCATCGGCCACCTCGTCACCGACTACCCCGCCTCGCGAACCGTCCTCGGAGGCAAGACCTTCGTGTACCGCGGGCGCGTCTATCAGCGCCGCATCCCGCTCTTCGACGACCCGGGCGGGGTGCAGGCGCTCAAGACCGGCTTCACCAACGAGGCCGGCTACAACCTGGCCATCGCGGCCTGGCGGGCCGGGCAGCGCTTTCTGCTGATCGTGCTGGGCTCGCACACCCGCAGCCAGTCCTTCCGCGACGCGCGCAAGGTCCTGCAGTACGGCTTTGTCGCCAACGGCCTCGACATCGGCGACGAGCCACCGCGCCGCCAGGTGACGCCGACGCGTCGCGGCCCGCGGCGCTCGAGCGCGTCGATCCCCTCCGCGGGCTAG
- a CDS encoding haloacid dehalogenase type II → MAMPRAFLFDAYGTLFDVHTVVEAGRSVTDDPQALSNLWRQKQLEYTWLRSLMGRYVDFWEVTRAALSFALRRLGLRPSPAQGDALMAAYLTLGTFPEVRLALAHLAPAPLGILSNGSPMMLEAAVRSAGLEGVFQHVLSVDEVKCYKPSPKVYELGPRAFGVAAGEILFVSSNAWDIAGAGAFGYRTCWCNRLGVPMEGLEVTPDVEVERLDQIPERVGL, encoded by the coding sequence ATGGCCATGCCCCGCGCGTTCCTGTTCGACGCCTACGGCACGCTGTTCGACGTTCACACCGTGGTGGAGGCAGGCCGGAGCGTCACCGACGATCCCCAGGCGCTCTCCAACCTCTGGCGCCAGAAACAGCTCGAATACACGTGGCTCCGCTCGCTCATGGGCCGCTACGTGGATTTCTGGGAAGTCACGCGCGCCGCGCTGTCCTTCGCGCTGCGCCGGCTCGGGCTGCGGCCGAGCCCCGCGCAGGGGGATGCCCTCATGGCGGCCTATCTCACGCTCGGCACCTTCCCGGAGGTGCGGCTGGCGCTCGCGCACCTGGCCCCCGCGCCGCTCGGCATCCTCTCGAACGGCTCGCCCATGATGCTGGAGGCCGCGGTCCGCTCGGCCGGGCTCGAAGGCGTGTTCCAGCATGTCCTCTCGGTGGACGAGGTGAAGTGCTACAAGCCCTCGCCGAAGGTCTACGAGCTGGGACCCCGCGCCTTCGGCGTCGCGGCGGGCGAGATCCTCTTCGTGTCGTCCAACGCGTGGGACATCGCCGGCGCGGGCGCCTTCGGCTACCGCACGTGCTGGTGCAATCGGCTGGGGGTGCCCATGGAGGGCCTCGAGGTCACGCCGGACGTCGAGGTGGAGCGGCTGGACCAGATTCCCGAGCGTGTCGGCCTCTAG